In a genomic window of Syntrophorhabdaceae bacterium:
- a CDS encoding flavin reductase, with translation MDVKAIQQICYGLYVISSAKNGRFNGQIANTVFQITSEPPTVAVSINKENLTHEYIKESGVFSISTLSKEAPMTFIGQFGFKTGKDVNKFDNVKFKVGTTGAPIVLENSTGYMECKVIGSTDVGTHTIFIGQITDCETLNDAEPMTYAFYRQVKGGKSPKTAPTYVDQEKTAGAGAPQKTEKNLSPSSYRCTICGYVYDPAAGDPDNGIAPGTAFEDLPDSWLCPLCGAPKSEFEKVM, from the coding sequence ATGGACGTCAAAGCGATACAGCAGATTTGTTATGGTCTTTATGTGATCAGTTCCGCAAAAAATGGCAGGTTCAACGGCCAGATTGCAAATACCGTGTTTCAGATAACATCGGAGCCGCCGACCGTGGCGGTGAGCATCAATAAAGAGAATTTAACCCATGAATACATTAAGGAGAGCGGGGTTTTTTCCATTTCCACCCTGTCCAAAGAGGCCCCAATGACTTTTATCGGACAATTCGGTTTTAAGACTGGAAAAGATGTCAATAAGTTCGATAATGTGAAATTTAAAGTGGGCACTACCGGCGCACCTATCGTATTGGAGAACTCGACAGGCTACATGGAATGTAAAGTCATCGGTTCGACGGATGTGGGGACCCACACGATCTTCATAGGACAAATAACTGATTGTGAAACACTGAATGACGCCGAGCCTATGACCTATGCCTTCTACCGTCAGGTTAAGGGCGGGAAGTCTCCCAAAACCGCGCCTACCTACGTGGATCAGGAGAAAACCGCCGGCGCCGGCGCACCCCAAAAAACAGAGAAGAACCTTTCCCCGTCTTCTTACCGGTGCACGATATGCGGCTACGTGTACGATCCCGCGGCAGGCGACCCGGATAATGGTATTGCTCCGGGTACCGCCTTCGAAGATCTTCCCGACTCGTGGCTGTGCCCTCTGTGCGGCGCCCCGAAATCTGAATTCGAGAAAGTAATGTGA